The following coding sequences lie in one Eleginops maclovinus isolate JMC-PN-2008 ecotype Puerto Natales chromosome 21, JC_Emac_rtc_rv5, whole genome shotgun sequence genomic window:
- the LOC134884210 gene encoding zinc finger protein 888-like, whose amino-acid sequence MCEVCGKVMKNKASLARHSFIHTGQKPFACHLCELRFNRRDNLQHHLTRLHPDGVLRRQRHRPAPAWLCAACGKTFSCRSRLKTHEVIHSGVKPFRCDRCPKAYMRTNDLEHHKKIVHVDGGAEPPPPSSLLCDFCGKEFQCRSQLAVHFQVHTGERPHLCDICGRKFGRQYQLNRHKILVHNNRANGDPPPDSPFPCSICGKRLKSEALLAAHCRIHSDERPHRCSLCLRSFHHAASLKQHHARVHLRLRANGAQHTGRRKGVMPAKAFPCTICGKVFKFRSLLSSHSLIHSEQRPYGCDFCSRSFRRLSHLKRHREVVHANGARAPQSFVCHICGKDKKCRSQLQRHVIIHTGERPYGCDLCSARFNRSGNLQQHRKRMHGVGGVTAEEALPILFDDDMMPAVTYKQEETVVAVDATGCEVIEETDAVQQIGP is encoded by the coding sequence ATGTGTGAGGTGTGCGGTAAAGTGATGAAGAACAAGGCGAGCCTGGCACGTCACTCCTTCATCCACACCGGACAGAAACCATTCGCCTGCCACCTCTGCGAGCTGCGCTTCAACCGCCGGGATAACCTGCAGCACCACCTGACCCGCCTGCATCCCGATGGCGTGCTGCGGCGGCAGCGTCATCGCCCGGCCCCCGCCTGGCTCTGCGCCGCCTGCGGGAAGACCTTCAGCTGCCGCTCCCGCCTGAAGACGCACGAAGTCATCCATTCAGGGGTGAAGCCGTTCAGATGCGACCGCTGCCCCAAAGCCTACATGAGGACCAACGACCTGGAGCACCACAAGAAGATTGTGCACGTAGATGGCGGCGCTGAGCCCCCCCCACCCAGCTCGTTGCTCTGTGACTTCTGCGGCAAAGAGTTCCAGTGCCGCTCGCAGCTCGCCGtgcattttcaggttcacacGGGCGAGCGGCCGCACCTCTGCGACATCTGCGGCCGCAAGTTCGGCCGGCAGTACCAGCTCAATCGCCACAAGATCCTGGTGCACAACAACCGGGCCAATGGGGACCCGCCACCCGACTCGCCGTTCCCCTGCAGCATCTGCGGGAAGCGCCTGAAGTCGGAGGCACTGCTCGCCGCTCACTGCCGCATCCACTCGGACGAGCGGCCACACCGCTGCAGCCTCTGTCTGCGCAGCTTCCACCACGCCGCCTCCCTGAAGCAGCATCATGCCCGGGTTCACCTGCGGCTCAGAGCCAATGGTGCACAGCACACTGGCCGCAGGAAGGGCGTCATGCCGGCCAAGGCGTTCCCGTGCACGATCTGCGGGAAAGTGTTCAAGTTCCGCTCGTTGCTGTCCAGCCACTCTCTGATCCACAGCGAGCAGCGGCCGTACGGCTGCGACTTCTGCAGCCGCAGCTTCCGGCGCCTCAGCCACCTGAAGCGGCACCGTGAGGTCGTCCATGCCAACGGGGCGCGGGCGCCGCAGTCCTTCGTCTGCCACATCTGCGGCAAAGACAAGAAATGCCGCTCACAGCTGCAGCGACACGTCATCATCCACACCGGGGAGCGGCCGTACGGCTGCGACCTCTGCAGCGCACGGTTCAACCGCAGCGGGAACCTGCAGCAGCACCGGAAGCGCATGCATGGTGTGGGGGGGGTAACCGCTGAGGAGGCACTGCCCATCCTGTTTGACGACGACATGATGCCAGCCGTCACGTACAAACAGGAAGAGACCGTGGTGGCTGTCGACGCCACAGGCTGCGAGGTGATCGAGGAGACGGACGCCGTGCAGCAGATCGGTCCCTGA